The genomic DNA ACCTAGTTGTACATCTTGTCGTAAGGCAAAAGCTTGGTTAGAAGAACATGAGATTCCATATACAGAGCGCAACGTTTTCTCTGAACCATTGAGCATCGATGAAATCAAAGAAATCCTTCGCATGACTGAGGATGGTACGGATGAAATCATCTCGACTCGTTCTAAGACATTCCAAAAGCTGAACGTCGACCTGGAGACCCTTCCTCTACAAGAGTTGTTCGAACTGATCCAACAGAATCCGGGTCTCTTGAGACGCCCGATCATCCTGGACGAAAAGCGCCTGCAAGTGGGCTACAATGAAGATGAAATCAGACGTTTTCTTCCTAGGAAAGTTCGTACATTCCAACTCATGGAAGCTCAGCGTATGGTTAACTAACTCATATCCGCCCCGGTCAAATGGCCGGGTACCTTTTCTAAAAAAAGGGGGCCAGCTAACGAAGGTACGTTGCGTATCCTTTTCAGCTGGTCCCCTTTCACATTGGACGAGTTTTATCACTTGAATTTTCTGCAAATATCCGCTAAACTGGCAAAAACACTTGTTAATCAGCAGGATATGTGAAGTAAAATGGGTGCTAAATGTATTCCCATTTCAGTGGAATCAACATAAAATAGAAGTACAAGGTACAAACTAACCTAACTGTTTCTTCTATCTTCACCAGCAATCGAGCTGCAAGGCTCGGAGGGTGCAGTCCCTTCACTAACTTCATGCAAGAAGGGAGAGGTGTCAAATGGAAATCGAACGCATTAACGAAAATACAGTCAAGTTTTATATATCTTATGGGGATATCGAAGATCGCGGTTTTGACAGGGAAGAAATCTGGTATAACCGTGAGAGGAGCGAGGAGCTATTCTGGGAGATGATGGATGAAGTCCATCAGGAAGAAGACTTCGGAATCGAAGGACCTCTCTGGATCCAGGTTCAGGCACTCGATAAAGGCCTTGAAATCCTCGTGACCCGTGCTCAGGTCTCCAAGGATGGTCAACGTTTTGAACTGCCGATCCCTGAAGAAAAGCTGAAGGATCTGCCGGTTGATGAACGGATCGAAGAACTGCTCGATCAGCATTTCCAAATCAAGCAGGATCCCGAAGGAGAAGGGGACGCTTCACTCGACTTCACTCTAACGTTCCGTGATTTCGAAGATGCCATCTCGCTTGCCCACCGGATGAAAGACCAACCGCTGGAGCAAATGGCCACAAAGCTATTGGCTTATGAGAATAAATATTACCTGTACATCAAGTTTTCCGAAGAACATTTTACGGAAGAGGAAATGGAGAATACCCTCAGCATGCTTCTCGAATATGCCGATGAATCACGGATGACGGTCCATCGCCTTGAGGAATATGGCACAGTGGTCATGGCTGAAGATGTATTCGGTACGATACGTACACATTTTGCATAATGCCCAATACCGGTTTCTGATGAAATCGGTATTTCTTTATTTTAAGAATCCATCCTGAAAGGTGTTCACGAGTATGAAAAATACGGTACGTGTACTCTTATTCCTCCTGGTGCTTGTGATCAGTTACCTGCTCTACTTTGATCAGTATTTACACGGTATAGTCAAATATGTCAGCTTGTTGTTCACCTTCTCCGTCATCTTGATCGGATTTTTGATCTTCTTTGAAAACCGTCACCCGACACAGACGTTGACATGGCTTGTGGTCCTTGGCGCATTCCCGTTCCTAGGCTTCATCTTTTATCTGTTGTTCGGCAGGAACTTCCGAAAGGAACGGATGTTCAAGAAAAAATACATATTGGATAAACAAACCTATCTGCGCTACGAACCCGGTCCGTTGGAAATGGATCGAGATCTGTTTCAGGACAAGTATTTTCGTCTTGCCAGGCGAATCGGGAATAGCTCGATCTCTTTTTCTTCCTCGACGAAGGTGCTGACCAATGGTGATGAAACGTTCCGGGAGATTTTGGACTGGCTGAAGACGGCGAAGCATCATATCCATCTTGAATACTATATTGTCCGTCATGATGACATCGGCTCTCAGATCAAGGAGGTCCTCATCCAAAAAGCCAGCGAAGGGGTGAAGATCCGCTTCTTATATGACGCTGTGGGCTCATGGCAGCTATCCAGGAAATATATCACCGAATTGAAGGAAGCGGGAGTCGAGATGGTTCCATTCGGCCCAGTTAAAATACCCATCCTGAACAATAAGTTCAATTTCCGCAATCATCGCAAGATCATTGTCATCGATGGTTCCATCGGCTTTGTCGGCGGGTTGAATATAGGGGATGAGTATCTCGGGAAGAACCCATCCTTTGGATTTTGGAGGGATACCCACCTTATGGTCAAAGGGGATGCCGTCAGGACCTTGCAGCTTATCTTCCTCCAGGACTGGTACTATATGACGAGTGACGATTTCATCACGCCGGGCTATCTGACTCCAGATCCTGGCGAGGGGGATGGAGGCGTGCAGATGATTGCAGGGGGACCTGACAATGAAGTCAGCGTGCTGAAAAACCTGTTTTTCTCTATGATCACATCTGCTCAAAAGAGTGTGTGGGTTGCGTCACCCTATTTCATACCGGATGAAGATATTTTCTCAGCCCTGAAGATTGCCGCCCTCAGTGGAGTGGACGTGAGGCTCCTTGTACCCCATAAGCCTGATAAAAGAATTGTCTTCCATGCTTCCCGTTCCTACTTCCCCGACCTCCTTGAAGCAGGCGTCAGGATCTATGAATATCAAAAGGGTTTCATGCACAGCAAAATCATCATCGTGGATGGAGAGCTTGCATCGATCGGCACGTCCAACATGGACATGAGGAGCTTCCATTTGAATTTTGAGGTCAACGCCTTCCTATACAAAACGGAAAGCACCCTTGATCTTATGACTGAATATGAGCATGATCTGGAGCATGCCGAAGAGCTGTCACTTGATACATTCCAAAAGCGTCACCTCGGCTACCGGTTCCTTGAATCGACATCTCGTCTGCTATCGCCGTTACTATGAACTTTCCCTGAAAATCCGGGGAAGTTTTTTTGTGGGAAGAAAGGAGATCGGAGTGTGTTCGTAGAATGAGTGGGGAGGAGGTGTTCCATGCTGACTGCTCATGTCAACAACCGTTTATTCACCGCGTTCCATCATTCGAGAGAAGAACTCTTGAAGCTTCGTTCATCCGCCCCCGCCATCACTTGTCCCCACTGTTGTAAACCATTGCTCCTCAAGGTCGGGAGCAAGACCATCCCCCATTTTGCCCACCAGATCAAACAGGACTGCCCCGCCACCCAAAAAGGCGAATCCACTCTTCACCACTCCGGAAAGAAAATCCTCTACGATCGGTTCCACAGCCTGTTCAAAGATGTGAAAGTTGAGTACTTTTTAAAGGAAATCAATCAGATTGCCGATGTGTTCATCACTTCGGGGACCGCAAGAATGGCAGTCGAGGTCCAGTGCTCGACCCTCTCTGCAGCAGAACTGAAGAAGCGGACAGAGGGGTACCGGTCTCTCGGCATCCAAGTGATCTGGCTGCTAACGGAAGGAGCCCCCAGACCGAGCGGGGCACTCAGGCTTTCTTCGTTCCAGCAAGCTTTCCTGCGCCATGCAGAACCCCTTGGCTTATTCCTTCTTCTTTTCCTCCCTGATCAACTGGAATTCCATCTCTACCAAAATCTCATCCCCCTTTCTGCGAATACCTTCCATGCTTCCAGGCCTCACAAGATTCCCGTAAGTACATTCACCATACCCATGACCATCGGACAAGCACCTGTAAGGACGTTTCCCTACGGGGTTTGGGACCGCTCAAGGACTAGTTGGATCCAACGCATCCTCAGGTACTCAACCGAGCAAGCTTTTAAGCGGGAAGTATACCAATCAGGGGATATTCTATTGTACCTCCCGCAATGGGTAGGTCTATCCCCTCACCACCGGATCGAAACGCATCCTGTCATCTGGCAGTATTACCTTTGGAGTGATACGTTGAAGAAAGGGGACACAGGACTCGACACGATCATCTCTGCCCTGGCTGTGAGAGTAGAGAGCGGTGACGTGAGGGTCAGGGACCTTCCCCTTGTGGACCAAGATGGCTGTCCTTTAGAGGAAGCCGTCAACTGGTACTTATCCTTACTGGAGAAGCTCGGAATCGTCACAGTGGAAGAAGGAATGTGCAGACTTCTTCAAGAGTGGGAATGCCCGGAGACGTTCGATTTCTATATGCGTCACCGTACGGATTTTTCAGCACGATTAGGCATATAGTATAGTGAGACCGATTAGTTGCAGGAATACGTTTGTTGAGAGAGAATAGTACTATTAAGGAAAAATTGCAAAAAATGAGGATGGAGGATCACTATGTCTAATGAAACAGCTGTAAAACGCCTGCCCAACCGCAGCGAGGTAAAGCAGGAGCTAACATGGAGGCTCGAAGATATCTTCCCGAGTGACGAAGCCTGGGAGAAGGAATACAAAGAGATCCAGGAGCTCTCAAGCAGGGCAGGGGAGTTCAAAGGGACGCTCGGCAACGGAGCAGATGAACTATATGCCGCTTTTGCCTTCCAGGATGAGATCCTTGAGCGGATGGGGAAGGTTTATACATACTCACATATGCGCTATGACCAGGATACCACCAACTCCCATTATCAAGGGATGGACGATCGGGCGAAAAGCCTTTATACAAAACTCGGAAGCGCATTTGCCTATCTGGTTCCGGAGGTTCTTTCTGTCGATGAGGAAAAGATTGCATCGTTCCTTGAAGAAAAACCTGAATTGAAGGTTTATGCCCATGCCCTTGAAGAGATCAACCTTCAACGTCCCCATATTCTGACTGAGAAGGAAGAGTCCCTCCTGGCTCAGGCCTCCGAAGTGTTCAGTTCATCGAGCAACACATTCGGAATGCTGAATAATGCCGATCTTGAGTTCCCCAGTATAAAAGACGAAAACGGGGAAGTGACGGAAATCACTCACGGGCGTTTCATCCGTTTCATGGAGAGCAGCAATCGTTCAGTCAGGAAAGAAGCGTTTGAAAAAGTCTATGAGACGTACGGAAAGTTCCGCAACACATTCGCTTCAACCCTGAGCGGTACCGTGAAGAAAGATAATTTCTCTGCAAAGGTTCGGAACTATGATTCAGCACGTCATGCAGCCCTTTCAAACAACAATATCCCTGAACAGGTGTATGATAACCTGGTCGAGACCGTCAACAATAATCTGCACCTCCTCCAGCGATACGTGAAGCTGCGCAAAAAGGTCCTTGAGCTCGATGAAGTCCATATGTATGACCTGTACACGCCACTGGTGAAGGAAGTCAAAATGGAAGTCGGGTATGATGAAGCCAAAAAGATGATTCTTGATGGACTCAAGCCCCTTGGTGAAGAATATGCAAATGTCCTGAAGGAAGGGTTTGAAAACCGCTGGGTGGATGTTGTGGAGAACAAAGGGAAGAGGAGCGGAGCCTATTCATCGGGTGCATACGGGACGAATCCGTATATCCTCATGAACTGGCAGGATAATGTCAATAATCTATTCACCCTTGCCCATGAGTTCGGGCACAGTGTCCACAGCTATTACACCAGAAGTGCCCAGCCATATACGTATGGAAATTATTCCATCTTCGTGGCTGAGGTGGCATCGACGTGCAATGAAGCACTCCTGAATGACTATTTGTTGAAAACGATCGACGATGAGAAAAAGCGTCTGTATCTCTTGAACCATTATCTTGAAGGATTCAGGGGAACGGTCTTCCGTCAAACCATGTTTGCCGAATTCGAGCATCATATCCATAAAAAAGCCCAGGAAGGCGTTGCTTTGACGTCGGAATACCTGACGAAGGAATATTATGAGCTGAACAAAAAGTATTTCGGAGATGAAATCGTCATCGATGAGGAGATCGGGCTTGAGTGGGCCAGGATTCCTCACTTCTATTACAATTACTACGTTTATCAGTACGCCACAGGCTTCTCGGCTGCTACAGCCCTCAGTCATCAGATCCTCGAAGAAGGCGGGCCGGCTGTCGAACGGTATATCGAGTTCTTGAAAGCAGGAAGTTCCGATTATCCGATCGAAGTGCTCAAAAAGGCAGGAGTCGATATGACGACTTCCTCGCCAGTTGAGGAAGCATGCAAGGTCTTTGAAGAAAAGCTCAATGAAATGGAAACCCTTCTCGAGAAACTCCAATAGGTAAATAAGAAGACGCCCGCTTGGTTAAGCGGGCGTCTTTGAATCCAGGCAGAATCATCGTTGAAAACCTTTGAACCGATGGCGTGTGAAAAGGGAATGGATGAAGATCAGCACGCATACGAACAGGATCGGGGAAGTGACATAAAGCGGGATCAGTTTCATGAGACCGAATAGATTGAGGATGAAGCTGATTCCGATCAGTATGAGGAGGATCAACTGTTTCACCATGAGAGCGTCTCCTTTGGCAGCCGTTTTCTACTATGTATATGTGCCGGTACCGCTTCTCATTCAATGGAATATGACAATATTGTGAAATACCATACAAACTCTTGTCATGCCGAGCCAGCTCATGGTATATTATCAGTGTGAAGTTGATCACAAGCAAACATATACCCCTTTGTTTGACCGTGAAAAATTTCTCCCATCCCCTTTGTTCGTATTTGAAAAGCCGATGTTGGCGACAACATCGGCTTTTCCATTTGTTCAATTATTATTATATCGGGATAATTAACTACCCGATATACCTCCAGAATGTCCCGTGCTTTGCGGGGATTTTCTTCACCTTCTGCTGAAGGGCCCACTTTTTCATTTCTTTCTCCACTTCTTCAACCGATAAATCGTATACAACGGCAATTTCCATCGTCCCGACCAGGCGGTAATGCTTCATGAAAACATCAAGTGAGGGAAGCGTCTGTTTTTCAGGTTTCTCTGCAAGCATTTCTTCAATGATGTGTACGTAAACGTCATACGGATACATACCTGCGATCTTCAAACCTTCGTCTTCGATGTTCTCATTGAAGAATACAAGGGTAGGGATTTCTTCGACTTCCATCTCGGATGTGATCTTAACATCACACTTAAAAGCTTTCGCTGCAGAATCGGAGTGGATATCGTTCATGAATTCATTTAAGTCCAGCTTGGCAGCCTTGGCGCATTCCTTTAATACATCGATAGAGGATACGTCCCTTTTCTCCAGGAATAATCGTTCCTGAAGGCATCGAAGGAAGCGGATGCCCTGATGTTTACCCTGAAGCTCGGCTGCCTTGATGGCAAACGATACGACATAGGGTGAATCAATGGGATTTTCTTTCCATAGGCTCCCGTCGCAAGACATTCCGGACCTGCTGGCCGTCTTATCCCAGTGCTGGGCGAGATCCGCCTGTTTCCTTCTTGTCGCGATATTCAGGGAGGAAAGCTGCCCGCTCAGGATGTAGCGGATGCGGAAGTATTGACCGTATTCGATATGAAGCTTTTTCATGATGGGTTCCAAGGCCCAGCATTCCGGACAGAGAGGGTCGACAAACATATAGATCTCCAGGGGCTTCTTATCGGCGCTGCATCCTTTCAGTGGATGCCAGTTCACGCTAGTCAATGTCACTCTGCTCCCGTTCATCGGTATTCACCATATGGTGGGCGGTGAGCGCAAGGCGATGGAAGAAATCGTCGCGTACAGGACCCTCTAACTGTACGTCGTCCATGGCTTCATGCATGCAGCCGAGCCATGCCTTCGCACGTGACTCGGTAATCGGGAAAGGAAGATGTCTCGCACGGAGCATCGGATGCCCGTGTTCTTCCGTATAGACCGGTGGCCCCCCCAGATATTGTGTCAGGAATTGTTTTTGTTTGCGTGCTGTTTCGGTCAAATCATCCGGGAACAGGTTGGACAGCTCCGGATGTCGGGCTACTCTATGATAAAACGCTTCTACGAGCATGGAGAGTTTCTTTTCGCCGATTAGATTATAGGGCATGTTAGGTTTCTCGACCATAAGAATGACTCCTTTTTTACTAAGTTTGTAAGTTCATTCTAGCAAGCCTGCCGTGTTAGTACAAACAAATCGGCTTGCCCTCCAACCATAGTGTGACCGCAATGGGGGAAACGTATGAAAGGGGGAGCCCATGAAATAAAAAGAAGCCGGCCTTGAGGGCCGGCTCATGCGTAATAAGAATCCATGATCTTTCTCACATAGTTCTGGGTTTCCTGAAATGGGGGAACGCCACTGTACTTATCTACATTACCCGGTCCTGCATTGTAAGCGGCAAGGGCAAGCTTCATATCCCCATCGTATTTCACCAGCATCTGCTTCAGGTACTTCGCGCCGGCAAAGACGTTCTGTTCAGGGTCATAGATGTCAGTGACCCCGAGGCCGCGGGCGGTTCCAGGCATGAGTTGCATCAATCCTGCGGCACCTGCGTGACTGGTGGCTTCAGGGTTGTAACCAGACTCCTGCTTCACGACGGAGTGGACCAACTTAGCTGGTATCCCGTAGCGTTCGGCAGCCCTGCTGATGATGGAGTCGAAGCCTGTCCCAGGTGCTTGGTTTACATCACGTTCCTGTGAATGGGGAAGCGACGGGGAATTTGGCATCTGCGGCATGGCATCGAGGAGGTTCTGTATACTTCCCAATGTGTCGTTGCCGGTTGTCTGAAGTGCCGAGTCTAGTATGGTTTGGAACGAATTCGTGCCTTCACTTGATGATGAGGCGATGGAACCGAGGTTTCCCAGTGCCTGAAGCTCCATCATCGCTTTTACTTGTTGGATGTTCATGTATCGGATCTCCTTGCTCTGATTAGTGTGCGTATATAATTACTATCGGAAAGATTCCTCTACTGTGAAGATTTTTCCTGTTGCTTTTTCTTCAATTCTTCATAAAAGCGCCTGACTTTGTTCTTGGTCGGGCGAACCGGAATCTGGAATGTCTCAAGAAGCTCGAGGAAGGTGGCTTCTCCTTCAATCCTGCCTGCTGCTTCATACTCCAGTTCATAGTCTTCTTTGTCCAGATACTCGCTCTGGTCCAGCACCAGGAGCCCGCCTTTGAAGTGTTGCTCGGAACGCTTTGTATGCAGCGTACCGAAGTGTTGTAGGGCGGCTGGATCGATATTCAGCCCGAGGATGGTATCCCGTACTTCACCCTCAGGGAATCTTCTGTCCTTAAGAAGAGAAGCGGCTTCCTCTTCACTTAGGGGCTGGTTGGTTTCGAGAAGGTCTTCGCCGTGGGGGGTCTTCAGGGTCAGCGTATGATGTCCGGACTTGGACCGGATCCTAAGGGCTGATCGGGTTTCCTTCAGTTTGAAATCTTCGGTATCGAAGTAGTGGTTGGTCTGGAGCAGAAAATCCGCTTCTTTCACATTGAGCGCAGAAGAGAGCTTCGCAAACTCGTCGATTGTTAGGATGTTTTTGAATTCGATTTCGATTTCTTTTGGCATGAGGGTCTTCCTTTCTACTGTCGGTCATTGCTTCATTATCTCATTGACGAATAGGGAACTTCAATGTTTAGATGAATTCATGAAATGTGGTAGAATAATACTGATTGTTTTATGGAAGGAATGAGAGTTGAATGAGGAAAGTAATCCAGTTTCACAAGACAAGCGTTGAAAACGGTGTCCTGATCCTGCACACAGAACAGGACGATCTCCTGTCAGGAATCCAGGCCGCCGGTCAGATCATAGCAGATTCTGATCGATTCGCTTTTGTATACCTCGCAGAAAACGAGGAGGAGTATGTGTATTTGTACCTGGAAGAACCGATGTGGCAGGATCTGAAGAGCGCACTGGAAAAAGGCATGCCGGTCATGGCACGCGGAACGGAACGCACCCTCGAGCTTCATCAGTTCCAGGAAGAACTTCAGTACCTGGTCGAGAATATCCAGGGGAACGGAAACTACGGTGATGAAATGGTCGCAAAGGTGGAAGCGGTATTTTTCCACTGATCAATTGAGCACTGATCAATAAGGCACTAACAGCCGACCTTACCAGGAGGTGATGGAATGAACCATTGGGAACAGTTTTTAGCTCCGTATAAACAGGCGGTTGACGAATTGAAGGTAAAGCTGAAAGGGATGCGGGGAGAGTATGAAAAATACAGCATCCATTCGCCCATTGAGTTTGTCACGGGCAGGGTGAAGCCGATTGCCAGCATCCTGGATAAAGCGAACAAAAAAGGAATCAGGCTCTCTGCGATCCAGCAGGAGATGCAGGATATTGCCGGACTGAGGATGATGTGCCAGTTCGTTGAAGATATCCATGTGGTAGTGGAGAAGCTCCGTGCAAGGAAGGACTTTACCATCATCGAGGAACGTGACTACGTGACCCATAAAAAGCCGAGCGGCTACCGCTCCTATCACATCGTCATCGATTACCCGGTGCAGACCATTCACGGGGAAGTGAATATCCTGGCGGAAATCCAGATCAGGACCCTGTCCATGAACTTCTGGGCAACAATCGAGCACTCATTGAACTATAAGTATAGCGGCCAGATCCCGGAAGAAATCAGACATAGGCTGCAAGGTGCTGCAGAAGCTGCTTTCCGCCTTGATGAAGAGATGAGCCTCATCAGGGAAGAGATACAGGAAGCACAGGTCATTTTTACGAACAAAACGGAAAAGGACCAGCGAGGGAGACCCAGCGGGACTTGAAAGGGGTATGAGTATGAAGTTCGCGATCACGTCAAAAGGTGATTCCAAATCCAATACGTTGATGCATAAAATGAGAACCTATCTTCAAGATTTCAATCTTACATATGATGAAGACCAACCCGACATCGTCATCTCCGTCGGTGGTGACGGCACCCTCCTCTACGCCTTTCACCGCTATCGTTCGAGACTTGATAAGACGGCTTTCGTCGGTGTGCATACCGGACACTTGGGCTTTTACGCCGATTGGGTGCCTGAGGAGATCGAAAAGCTTGTCATCGCCATTGCAAAGACTCCGTATCAAGTGATTGAGTACCCTCTACTCGAGACGATCATCCGCTATCAGCACGGTGGGAAGGAAACGAGGTATCTTGCCCTCAATGAATCCACCGTCAAAAGTGTCGAAGGGACTCTTGTCATGGATGTAGAAATCCGCGGTCAGCACTTTGAACGCTTTCGCGGGGACGGGCTGTGCCTTTCCACGCCTTCCGGAAGTACGGCCTACAACAAAGCCCTTGGCGGCGCCATCATCCATCCGTCAATCCCTGCGATTCAGTTCGCTGAAATGGCGTCCATCAACAATCGCGTCTTCAGGACGATCGGTTCGCCGCTCATCCTCCCGGCCCATCATACATGCATGCTGAAGCCGGTTAACGGACCAGACTTCCTCGTCACGATCGATCACTTATCCCTGCTTCACAAAGATGTGAAGAGCATTCAGTATCGCGTGGCCGATGAGAAGATCCGGTTTGCGCGCTTCAGGCCGTTCCCGTTCTGGAAACGGGTGCATGACTCCTTTGTGTCGGACTGACGGATCAAGATCATGAAACGATATGAAATGAGCTGGGTCATCGGGGAGGAGGACGAGGGGCGGCTCATGAAAGATTTCCTGAAGGATCATGAAATTTCCAAGCGCACCTTGACGGCGGTCAAATTCGAAGGCGGAGAGCTTAGCGTCAATGGAAGGCGGGAGGATGTGCGTTTTCGCTTACACACAGGTGACTGCCTCCGCGTCATCTTCCCGGTTGAAGACAGCTCCATCCTCCCGGAGCCCGTCCCATTGGAAGTCCTGTATGAAGATGATGACGTTCTCGTGGTTCACAAACCTTCGGGAATGAAGACCATCCCTTCGACCGATCAAGCAGGTGGAACATTGGCGAATGCGATCAGGTTCCATTACATGGACACTGGCGTCGCATCCACTGTCCATATCGTCACAAGGCTTGATAAAGATACTTCGGGGATCGTGCTGGTGGCAAAGCACCGACATATTCACCATCTCTTCACGCTGAGTCAGAAGCAGGGGAACGTTAGCAGGGAGTATGAAGCCATTGCTCACGGGGTGTTTACAGATACAGAAGGGGTCATCGAAGCTCCCATCGGAAGGAAAGAGACCAGCATCATCGAACGGATGGTCCGCGAAGACGGCCGCCATGCCAAAACCCGATACCGGGTCGAGAAGCAGTACGGAGCCTATGCCTATTTGAGACTGCAGCTCGAGACCGGGAGGACCCATCAGATCAGGGTGCATCTATCCCATATCGGGCACCCTCTGGAAGGGGACGATCTTTACGGCGGCTCGCTTGATCGTATAAAGAGGCAGGCACTCCATTGCAGCCGCCTTACCTTTTTTCATCCGGTGAAACAACGCGAGCTGACCTTTCACTGTCCGCTGCCTCAAGATATGAGTCGGTTGGTGGATCAAGGTTCATAATAAGAGCGAGAGCCCCGTGGCCCTCGCTCTTTTTTAGTAACATGTGAATTTTGTCGGGATCGATGGCATCGTGGAAGGCACACTGACCGTCTCGAGTTCCGGGTAGCGGAACGCGGTGAGGCGTCCACCAAAGACCGCACCGGTGTCGATATTGACTGTGCGATGGATCATTCTTGGCTCTGGGACGGGTGTATGACCATAAACAATCCAGGCATCACCATGATAGTCCCTGGCCCAGTCCCTCCTGACGGGAGTCCCGTCGGGATTCCGTTCCCCGGTGATGTCTCCGTACAGAACGAAGGTCCTGATTTTTTTATTTTTCCTCCCGATCCATTCCTCCTTCATCCCTGCGTGGGCAAGGATCAGTCTCCCTCCATCTAGTACATCGTAGAGAGGGGCGTCTTCGTACAAGGCCAGGAATTTCTTCTTGATCGCTTCCTGCTTCGAAGGTGAGGAGGATGCCCACTCTGCGACCGTTGTCTCCAGCCCATGCCGTATCTGAACGTCATGACCGAGGAAATAGCGGTACAATTTATCGCAGTGGTTCCCGGGTACATACCTTGCTTTCCCCTGTGAGCAGAGAGCAGCCACAAGGTCGATGGTGTCGAGTGATCGCGGCCCCCTGTCGGTAAGGTCCCCGATGAAGGCGAGCTGTCGTTCCGGATGAACAGGGATTTCGCCTGCCCAAGTGTATCCAAGTTTTTCAATCAGTGTTGTCAATTCCTCATAGCACCCGTGTATATCCCCGATGATATCCAGTTTCATGTCAGTCAGCTCCTTTTTGCTTTTCTTTTTATTGAAATTATGCCATATTAATGGTTCAGTGTTTCACATATACGATCGGACCGCAGGATTTCAAGAAAAAGGATGTCATTTTGAAGGCGACAAGAACTGAAGGATTTGCTAGTATTAATACGATAAAGATACATGTGATAGGAAGAAGGTGTGTTCAATGACTGATACCACACAAGATCAGGAAAGAGACAAAGACAAACAAAATGATAGGGAAATGTTCGATGAAGAACTTCTGATCAGGGCGCTTGAAGAGGAGAATATGGATCTCTTCCGTTCGGAGTTCATTGAACTGCACTCGTATGATCAGGCGACATTCTTTGCACGGGTGGAGGAGGGATTGAGGGCCCGCCTCTATCACTACCTATCCCCTGAGGAAATGGCAGAGCTATTCGAAAGTCTTGATATCGAAGAAGAAGATTATCAGGATATCCTTGCCGAAATGAATCCTTCTTATGCAGCTGAAATGCTCTCCCATATGTATACGGATGATGCGGTCGATGTATTGAACGAGCTGGATAAGGAACAGGTGGTCAGCTATTTGACCATCATGGATGATGAATCGGCGAAAGAAATCAAAGAACTCCTGCACTATGAAGAATACACCGCCGGTAGTATCATGACCACGGAATTCGTAGCCATCAGCAAAAATCAGACGGTGCGGTCAGCCATGTATATCTTGAAGAACGAAGCGCCGAACGCGGAGACCATCTACTATATCTATGTCATTGACGACGATAAAAAGCTCGTAGGGGTCATTTCCCTCCGTGACCTTATCATCAGTCACGATGATGTGATGATCTCAGAGATCATGAGCGAACGTGTCATGTCTGTAGGCGTCAGTGAAGACCAAGAGGCAGTAGCAAGACAAATGAAGGATTACGAT from Rossellomorea marisflavi includes the following:
- a CDS encoding GTP pyrophosphokinase; this encodes MNHWEQFLAPYKQAVDELKVKLKGMRGEYEKYSIHSPIEFVTGRVKPIASILDKANKKGIRLSAIQQEMQDIAGLRMMCQFVEDIHVVVEKLRARKDFTIIEERDYVTHKKPSGYRSYHIVIDYPVQTIHGEVNILAEIQIRTLSMNFWATIEHSLNYKYSGQIPEEIRHRLQGAAEAAFRLDEEMSLIREEIQEAQVIFTNKTEKDQRGRPSGT
- a CDS encoding ClpXP adapter SpxH family protein, giving the protein MNGSRVTLTSVNWHPLKGCSADKKPLEIYMFVDPLCPECWALEPIMKKLHIEYGQYFRIRYILSGQLSSLNIATRRKQADLAQHWDKTASRSGMSCDGSLWKENPIDSPYVVSFAIKAAELQGKHQGIRFLRCLQERLFLEKRDVSSIDVLKECAKAAKLDLNEFMNDIHSDSAAKAFKCDVKITSEMEVEEIPTLVFFNENIEDEGLKIAGMYPYDVYVHIIEEMLAEKPEKQTLPSLDVFMKHYRLVGTMEIAVVYDLSVEEVEKEMKKWALQQKVKKIPAKHGTFWRYIG
- a CDS encoding RluA family pseudouridine synthase, which translates into the protein MKRYEMSWVIGEEDEGRLMKDFLKDHEISKRTLTAVKFEGGELSVNGRREDVRFRLHTGDCLRVIFPVEDSSILPEPVPLEVLYEDDDVLVVHKPSGMKTIPSTDQAGGTLANAIRFHYMDTGVASTVHIVTRLDKDTSGIVLVAKHRHIHHLFTLSQKQGNVSREYEAIAHGVFTDTEGVIEAPIGRKETSIIERMVREDGRHAKTRYRVEKQYGAYAYLRLQLETGRTHQIRVHLSHIGHPLEGDDLYGGSLDRIKRQALHCSRLTFFHPVKQRELTFHCPLPQDMSRLVDQGS
- a CDS encoding lytic transglycosylase domain-containing protein codes for the protein MNIQQVKAMMELQALGNLGSIASSSSEGTNSFQTILDSALQTTGNDTLGSIQNLLDAMPQMPNSPSLPHSQERDVNQAPGTGFDSIISRAAERYGIPAKLVHSVVKQESGYNPEATSHAGAAGLMQLMPGTARGLGVTDIYDPEQNVFAGAKYLKQMLVKYDGDMKLALAAYNAGPGNVDKYSGVPPFQETQNYVRKIMDSYYA
- a CDS encoding NAD kinase, giving the protein MKFAITSKGDSKSNTLMHKMRTYLQDFNLTYDEDQPDIVISVGGDGTLLYAFHRYRSRLDKTAFVGVHTGHLGFYADWVPEEIEKLVIAIAKTPYQVIEYPLLETIIRYQHGGKETRYLALNESTVKSVEGTLVMDVEIRGQHFERFRGDGLCLSTPSGSTAYNKALGGAIIHPSIPAIQFAEMASINNRVFRTIGSPLILPAHHTCMLKPVNGPDFLVTIDHLSLLHKDVKSIQYRVADEKIRFARFRPFPFWKRVHDSFVSD
- a CDS encoding CYTH domain-containing protein; amino-acid sequence: MPKEIEIEFKNILTIDEFAKLSSALNVKEADFLLQTNHYFDTEDFKLKETRSALRIRSKSGHHTLTLKTPHGEDLLETNQPLSEEEAASLLKDRRFPEGEVRDTILGLNIDPAALQHFGTLHTKRSEQHFKGGLLVLDQSEYLDKEDYELEYEAAGRIEGEATFLELLETFQIPVRPTKNKVRRFYEELKKKQQEKSSQ
- a CDS encoding globin: MVEKPNMPYNLIGEKKLSMLVEAFYHRVARHPELSNLFPDDLTETARKQKQFLTQYLGGPPVYTEEHGHPMLRARHLPFPITESRAKAWLGCMHEAMDDVQLEGPVRDDFFHRLALTAHHMVNTDEREQSDID